GCTGATCCGGCAATACTCCAGATAGTTTGTTCCCACTTAAATCAAGACACTGAAGCATCGCTAAGTCACCTATACCCGGTCCAATAGTCCCATCAATCTGGTTGTATGCTGCTTCAAAATCTGTTAGCTGCAGACAGCCCGGGAAAAATGCTAGGGAATTCGCACCGGATAGTTGGTTCACACTCAAGTTAACAGACAATGCCTTGAGGTCCTTACAGTTCAAAACTAGCTGGTGGTGTAGAGTTCCATTGAACTTGTTATTATTGAGAGACAACATGTAGGAGACTTTACGATTTGCAGCAAAAATATTATCTCCAAGAGAGAACAAAGGTAAGGATCCCAAGAAACTGTTCCAACTGAAATCATGGCTAACAACAAAAGTCTCTTCAAAACCTGATCCAATGAGAGCATTCTTTTGATAACTCAAAACAGGAATACTAAAGTATGCATCACTAAAACCTTCCAACTCAAGGATTGCAGGGTCTAGTGCAGCAAGGGTGCTACTCACATGACAGCTTTCTCTCCTAAACCCAAGAAGCATGCCAGACATATTATTCCTGCTGACATTGAAGTACATCATACAAGGAACCTGAAGCTGAAGGGAAGGCAAATATCCCACTAAATTGTTAGAACTCAAGTCCAAGAAAGTCAAATTTCTACACATCCCCAAACTCTCAGGCACGACACCAGTAACATAATTCTCTGCCAAATTGAGTACTCGGAGTGAGCACGAATCTGTCCAGCCACGAGGCAACCGTCCACCAAGATTCGCCCTGGGCGCCCACAAAACCTGCAAACTTGAAAGCAACAACACTTCAGGGGGAATATGCCCAACAAAGTCATTGAACTCTCCTCTAAAGCTATCATCCAAGCTTCCCTCATCGGGACCGCGGTCATCAAACAAATCAGTAAGCACAAGCACAGACAATTTCAAACAATTACCCAGCTCCCTGGGAATCCTTCCAGTGAGGCTGTTTCTAGAAACATCTAGAATTCTAAGTTCAACAAGATTTCCAATCTCAGGAGGGATCCTACCCTCCAATATATTCCCATCAACCAAAAGGGTCCTCAAGTTCCTGCATTTCCCAATCTGGGGTGGAATCTCTCGAATCAAAAAGTTATCAGACAGGCTCAAATAATTCAACGAATCACAACCACTAAAACCCTTTACTGGAATAGGACCAGAAAATTGATTATTCGACAAATCAACGATTTTCAAATTCCTAGAACCAATCAATCCACTGGGTATATAACCAGAGAAAGCATTACCAGAGAGGTTAACAAGGCTAAGAGATTCAAGCAAACTCATCTGGTAGGGGATTTTCCCGGAGAAGTTGTTCCCCTGGAGCTCAAGAACCTCAAGTTCCCGGAGATTCCCTATGCTCGTCGGAACCTCGCCGGAAAACATGTTTCCGGGAATGGACAGGACACGAAGCCCCGACAAATCGCCAACAGAAGGCGTCAACTCGCCGCCGCGAAGACCAGTAACGTGCAGAGCGCTCACCCTCCCGTCACCGCCGCACGTGACGCCGCGCCAATTGCAGAGACTGGAAAATGAGCGGTTGGTCCAACCGGAGAGATGGTTCAAAGGGTCGGAAGAGACAGCGCGTTTGAAGCTGAGAAGGGACAATGCATCGTTGGGAACCGACGCGTTGAGGGCATTTGCGTGATGGGtagcgaagaagaagaagaagtgaaagagacaacacagaagaagaagaagaagaaaatggaaacGACCCATGTTggggagagagagaaaattgaCTTGGGTTTTCTCAAAGATGCAAACGTTGTTGATTAAACATGGTTTCTAAATCTGGGTTCCGGTCAGATCTCGCCGGCGGTGGAGAATGGAGCTCCGGCAGCGTTGAACGGCGGCGAGTGTGAATGAGAAACAGAAAAGGGTGTGAGTAGTGTGAGTGTCAAAGCAACGTTGAAAAGATAACTCTCTTTTGGAGCGAAAACGGTAACATTTGTCTCTCTCTATATTTCTTTGGTATTAAATTGTTATTGTAATTTCGACTCGTGTGAcgttggtaaaaaaaaaaaatttgatgcgACTTCGAAAATTGAACTTTTAACTTGAGATTCAAATAACTACTATTTACACCCTCCGATcactattataaaaaaaaattaaatttatttaataaatgatatatttagtctataataatgattaaatgcattatttattcaataaatataaaatgttgTTTTTGCTTATAATAATGACCGGATGGTGTATTACCGTAATAGACTAGCAGGTCTCAATTGGGTTATTGCTTTTTCATTTTGCATttactttttaaatttaatttttcatattaaaagaaaaagatgtaTTGGTACTTTTTTCTTGAACTCAACGCCCCATCCTTCTTCATCTGCGTTTCTTGTAATAATAATATAAGTGTCTTCTTCTTTAGCCTCTGCAACATCACATGTCAATGTTTCGttgttttttgttgttattaGTACATATTTAATTTAGTGATACAATAAATTACCAATGGCAAATCCGTGTCTGCCGCTCAAACTTGAATGTTTAACTTAAATGGAAAAATGTTTGGTAGAACATCTAGAGGTGTAGATACTATGATATGATAGGATGAGAAAtgagaaatagaaaaaaaatcggCGTTTAGATGGGGTATGGATTCTCtccattaagaaaaaaaaaacttagaggTTTATTTCATCTAGTTATTAATTTATGTGTATATAATAATTAAAGAAATGAGTGAAAATTGAAAACTTAATTAATAATTAGATGAAGTCAGGGGTGTATCCAGGGAGGGGTTGGCAAGGACCACGATACccttaataatttaaaaaaaaaattcactggCTATAGGTATTGTTTGTGTGTCCTAGTCCGACGACCAAAgttttgtgtttctgttgtaGAATTTAAGTATGGTTCCTAGAGATAAGGTTTCTTTCTCCTGAAAAaacctctgctagggtttcacTTGTGCTAGCTATGCCGCAACCCCTTGGGGGAGGGGTCTCCTTCTCTGTTAGGGAAATTTTCCTCCTACTTGTTAGGTGTTCTCCCACATCAGTGGGTTCCTACCACATTAGGTGGTTTATTACCCAAATAAGTGGGATTTTATGTTACTTTCTCCATGCTTTTggtcatcaccaccaccatctctcCACTGCGACCACCGCCCTCCTTCTTCCAGGCACCACTAGATCTAACCACAATCAAACTCGTTGTCAACAACCAGACCATTGGAATCCTACCTTTTTTCTCATCCCCTTTCATTAGATCTGCGACCCTAGGGCTTCGTCAGACCAGATTTGCAACCATGGCCGTTTTACCACCATTTGCGGTTGTCAGCCGCCATCCACCATCCGAGATCACCGCCCGCTGTTGCGGGCCACCTCCTCCCCCTTAGTCTTGTTTCGCTGCGCACTCCATTTTTCTCTTATAGCTTTCCCTCtactcttctgtgttcttgtgGTGAGCACCCTTTGGTGATGAAAGCCTGGAAACAGATGCATATGATATGTGATACTGGCAGAGCCGGCTACGCTAAAAGCGACATAAAAATTATAAGATTAATTTTTCTCTTTGAGAGCAGCAGATTAAGTATGGATAGAGATTAGAAGTGTGTTTGTTGTAGTTTGCTTAGTCTTTGGTCTGTTTAGTTGGGGTGACAATGATTCAAGTGTATTAGAGTTtgcaaatgtaacaccccaatttctccactgaggagtcacattagtaacctagtAAAGTCTATGGACTATTTCGTAGTCataagaaaacacgataatttttttcttttcaaaacaactaaacacagtttaatacataacatagtcttaattaaacaacccgttcccgacatataataatagtgtcttacaatagcataagcaagtttccaaaataagtacgcacacttaaacagtggcgaaaacagggttttagtaacagagttttcagattaacgaagaagactcaaagcataaactactaagaggaaaactatacaacttctttcatccttgctccgccggttactatccctcctccatctcagcctggctaagcatcgccagaaggctcttcatcgcctaatagcattaagcgcccaaacaacaaatagcaaacagaaagggttaactccatgcaactaccacatataaaggAGAAAAACATGCTAATCAAATTTAAGCGGATATCATGGCACATAAactaacaacttaattcaagatggatgccaacatatatccaacaacatgaaatcaacAATACGAACTTAAATCAATTATCAATGAAAACACCAATATCAATCGACCAagtaacgtctcgcaagacgggacaatctcgtttggtacaccgtattaggcatgatagtataagcttatacaatacattatgggtTTATacattgtttggtgctcacatcgtattgtataagcttatacatcaatctcctcttatacatcaaaatgatgaattatttaatccaccctatagatgatggataaggcatgataaaagtgcaatgtataaactacttcaatatatttaatcaaccgccaccacaatcaccctccaccaccaccgcctccaccgctaccaccaccatcactgccgccaccaccaccgccgccggcaccaccaccacagtcactgccaccacaatcaccctctaccaccaccgcctcctcctctaccaccaccaccactgtcacttctgcctccaccaccaccaccattgtcactgccgcaaccaccaccaccattgtcgctgccaccacaaccaccctccaccaccaccaccaccaccgtcgcagCCAccgccctccaccaccactgccccCATCACTACCGCCGCCATCACCACCACGCTCTAgtcatcgttatcgccactaccaccacccctACCACCATAatgccaccactaccaccaccaccactgtcgccgccgccaccaccatgctCCATGATGACCCTATGTTAGTAGtggttttagggtcatttctttgagtgttttgagtctttttctttgtcttatgtagtgtttcatgcattctcatgcatttttgtgtttatttgagtttgagttaagttttggtaattttatggtttgttgagggttgtttttgcatttgtgtagagtttaggacttgcatgagttttgccatgattttgtgaggactaaggtggttaaaagccctttgattttcttgattttactccttgtcttggtcctttagtgctgcagcaggtaacttatggaaaaggaaggccaagatgcaaaggaattgaagaaagcattcaaagggggttacaaaaagctgaaaagcCACCAAGAGCGTGcagctggcgctcaagcgccctcacctggcgctcaagcgccagcactCCAGAAGCTGGAGCCTTGCATCTGCCACacgggcgctcaagcgccccagggcagcgcttgagcgccccagctcgacttttttgcctataaataaggctttaggccattttgttcagaacttctgattttTGTTTAGATTTCtaccaagtattgaagcttaggaagtgcttttggggcttgtgagaggcttccaccttgtattttccaggttttctttacatttttgtATGGATtaactagccatgagtggctagactcttcttttgctttgggtttaatGTGATTCCATGAATTTCTAGACTtaattcctatctctatgctcttgttcttgaatctaccttatatttcaattcttttatgcatgataagcttgggtgcacctttgcttaaggctaaattgcaatcatattggaagattgttgtaatttggggacttgggttgaaattgacctctctttgcttgcttctaggaatagagtgggggattggttttgttggcctAAAAATTGCATGCTTATAAACCTCATATGAATGACtaggtacacaaggaattgggcttagcttttagtatgagagaattgctcatgtgaggaatcaatgagtaAGTATCTAGGCTATAACAATAAGGGAGTGATGCAAGGTTTAAATTGCATATGGTAGGTTGTCTAGGAAGGATTGGATGAACATTAACCCAGagcattttcatcaattgatattttaatCTCTTTACCATTGCTAATTTTGCGAACTCTtgttacaaacaaacaaatcaaaaaactgaattttattttctttcaaaactcacaagctttgagcttaaaccacaattctcactcacggtccatgtggattcgatattaaaatccggagatatctgtgcacttgcagattgaccaacactccaccactaccaccatcgttgatacctTCATACTACCATTGTCGCCGcccccaccctccaccaccaccagcaccatcatccaccaccaccactgtcactgccactaccgccgccgccgccaccaccatccaccaccactgccaccatcatcacGTTCCAATACCACCCCTACCACATCTCCAGTGTTGCCACCAAtttatacagtgtatgaccaaacgttgtatagtattaaaattttatcaggctCTATcttatcaggcctaatacaatcaggtcttatactatcaaaCCTTATAttatacaacataccaaacggggcctaaagaTTGATTAATATTATCATAATAAGATATAAAGTAAGTCAAATATTTTTTATGCAAGAAAAAATATTCTTGAGATTCATCTCTAATTTAGAATATGAAATAgagataagataaattaaatgaGGTTGAGttctgcctatcaccctcaaacggatggacagacagagaggacgatacagtcattggaagacttgctgcgagcctgtgttctggatagtcaagaaagctgggatgagctgttgccgttgatcgagtttacttataacaacagtttccATGCTAGTATTgaaatggcaccttatgaggttttgtatgggaggagatgtatAACTCCtctatgttggtttcaagatggcgaacatcttctcgttggacctgaattagtgcaacaaactactgagaaggtgaaacaaatacaagagaatatgaggacgtcacagagtcgacagaagagttatgctgacacacgacggagagagttagagttcGAAGCGGGAGATCAcgtgtttcttcgcgtgacgCCAACTACCGGAGTAGGAAGAGCGATAAAGTCaaggaagctgacaccgaagttcattggaccatACCAGATCATCGAGCGAGTGGGTAGCGTAGCTTATCGTattgcgttgccaccttttctATACAAGATTCATGACgtgctacacgtgtcacaattgaggaagtacatCCCTGATCTCTCTCATATTATCAAGGAAGACGATATTCAacttagagacaacttgtcttttgaagtgacaccaataaggattgaagaacgtaggatcaagcagcTAAGGAACAAGCAGGTCCCTTTGGTGAAATTAATTTGGAATCAAGTGACAGGCGATGCCACTTGGGAGCTAGAAGAAAAGATTAGGGAGCAATATCCAGAACTCTTTGTTGAGGCTTAAGTTTTGAgggcgaaactttctttttgagggatagtaatgtaagacccggatAATTTATATGATTAATTAACTAGTGATTTATTAGTTAAATAGCGATAAGCGCTATTAAGCCTAAGTTGATGTATTTATTGTGCCTTCGGTGTTcatgaaaaaattattgtataATTAACAttgatattattattttcttacttgaattgaaataaaagaaaatttaaaaattaaaatataaaaagaagaaaaaaatatatgaaagaaagaaatgaaagtCACGTAGATAAGTgacaaaatataatatatgaagAAACAATATTGTAGTTTAACACCCGTTTtttgatcacttaaacttgctcaaagtgatcttagattatatcatagagtccctaataatttttaggataatgatttatcttcataatattttttctataaCTCTATGAGTTGAATTATACACTATCTAAAGTAAGTTATACTTCTAATTTGCATTCCATATTCACTTGATTTCACGTTCTACAGCACGTTACATGTTTCAATTTTGTCCAAACTCTGATCCACCTCATGCTTCCTTTCTTTCTTAACACCTCATGCTTATTGCATGCTATAACCACCTGCAAGCACTCCATGTAAGACTCaggattttaaaattaaataaataattaattttcaactcacgcataggatttagTGCCaacgtgagaggaacttgacttgtggTTGATGTTTGGACTAgtattatgaaggagaaagttcaggaaatgactatgaatagtactatagtcgctataggttatagcacgagctttattcacttccgccttagggcgaaagcgttagtaaaaggctaatccgctcttaaaacactgtagaagcggaattcaaaaatattcagaggattataagaatttctcttattcctttccttgacgagtgtttcgacacgaaaccctggaatgtacgaacgatcgatttcaattctcagaagtttgccgaaactgaatccctgatagctcaagaaccttaaagtaaactgtcgatgaagactttttctattcggagcttcaaatgaagattccacacgcgtacacccatttcttttgaTATTTTCGACCTTTCtacagaaggaagtttcttcatccaacatcaactgcaaaaagtagtttttcgggttaaatcgattcatACCGACATTGGATCGTTtactttaattccaagaaacctgtttagagttctggaattctgtcgtcagaacctatcttagaattcacagaggatggcacaggagaaatcggaatcgcgaaattttcatgtttccgcattttccatcacCTAttaatagcttgaaaaatgaaaaaaaaaatcaaaaacctcaccaacacacacacacacggtcGTGGgttcaaggaggaaggaggaggaaaagattttcgccgattcttgtctgatcgtcgcacagttcgttgctacgcgtaggcctcaaggtactgatgcttttccttacctctgatcgtaaattctgtcgcttttctctatgtctttctgtgctcaaagttttgagctttttgtaaaactgtccaaataacttgatttctctgtctaaacttattccctactaacccaagagtacttctagcggattacatttcgccgaatctcgtcgaatcgccgccgaacttcaattctgctcaaaatacccatttctgacaaaggttccgctttttgagtcaaaaaatctcgactgagcttagcgttagtaggattagtcttcataatcgtcgttggtgtcgaccccatctaatttgtttttcgaaattctgattttgagtttccgagctaaaaatattgaccaaaatacccctgtgacagttttcgacccgataatttttctgagagtttccctagcctagatatcgcctaagaatacctaggaatcgatttagatcgaagaaaaagttcggaaaccctatttttgagagtggccgaaacctatttgttagggtaccgtgtccaaaaataattttttggtctctatgacctgagccattgcgtagctcttttaattgtcgaaattttggcgttggtttcgtgtcattccgagttctgtagctcgagttatgctcgttttagcgaacgaagtctttgttgtcaatttgtgcttaaataggaactctgaagctttaaaagctttctttccgatttcgattagtgttattagatagtgttatttctagtgaggcttgtgttgatgattatgtttccttgttctaggttcacaacttccatgcccaacttctactcccgaaggtaagggtaactcagttttagagcgtctttgagtcttgcatgtttaAATCGCCCTGCATGCGTTTGAGgtgaaggtgtttaatttgattggctattaattgaaatattgacatgttttgcaatgttgtatgcttgcttatgttgaatgttttctaaggcttgtgccaaatgttttcttgaggctTCAGatgagtaaacttattgagacgtgtgtctccgttttctgagaggcttcggtcgtttactagTTTCCGTCATTattgctttctagtggataggaCATGATTATGTTTTAtagcactgaattattgtttcatcgctcaatagagcttgatgtgttgTGCGAATGTTgtgattatgaataacatgtgattatgctgatttgattattgaatttgagattgttgtttgagtgactactgagttggatgagatgttttgacttgcttgaagtggcagtggagtggatattttcacatgactatcccgtctttcgaggcgttataaactggcaatgaggtgggtgtggttccgcaggattgtcccatctttcgagatgttctaaagtggcgatgaggtgggtgtggtcccacgcgattgtcccgtccgtagtgGCACTAAGTgacgatgaggtgggtgtggtcccgcgtgattgtcccgtcttgcgagacgttatcaagtggtagtggagtggatattttcacatgactatcctgtccttcgaggcgttacttgGTGACAGTgaagtggatattttcacaggactgtcccgtcttgcgagatgttattgtttgattgatattgttgaggattgtcgatatctgatttgacgTTATATTGATGATGTTTTTGATATATGGTTTGATGTGATATTGTTGGGGTTGTTGACATCTGATTAGATGATATAGATTGAGGTTgttgttatttgatttgatgttatattgttgagattattgtcatatgatttgattatatactgtggaggttgtggatatctgagCTGTTATATGCTGTCAAGTTGATGTCTAAATAAATGTTacattgttaagttgttgatatctgaattaacatatatgttgttaagttattgatatctgagtagaaatattgttgaggttgttgataattgatttaaatctatattgttgaatatatgtcgtcatctatcttgaattaagttgctagtttatgtgccatgttaCGCACTTAAACTTTGatagcatgcttttcccttttatacgtggtaattgcatgaagttaaccctttctgtttgttatttgttgtgtgggcgcttaacgctattaggcgatggagaatcttcgatggagcttgatcttcgtacgagtcggagaggagaacttgaagaactgtggaagacttgaagaatagagtcgggtgtagagttagagccttgggttagaaaGCTTACccttattggtttaagcttgcataaagatcttaggaatttatatttggggtttcgagtactcgccttgttcaaggcttgatgtaaatccctttgtagttgggagtatgcatgatatgttttggaaatacatttgaaaagaaaaaaatatatactcgtgtttatacattcttttggaaaaatattgcatatttactttaataggttactaaagtgacacccaaAATTCGAGGCGTTACACTCCACGTCCCTATTGCTGCATGCTCAACACCTTGCTGCAGGTTGCTTCTTCCACCACAAGCTTTTCAAATCATGACTAAGCAAGCCTAATGTCTTAGCATCCCACCTCCTCCTTTCTTCAAGGATGACGTGCCACTTTCTGGTTACCTTCCTTCACTTTTAAGAAATGAAATTCAAGCCTATATAAGGCAGCTACGTGAAAGCTTGAGGAACACACACATAATACTATATTCTCACACCATATCCACATTATATAACATTAGCTATTTAAGTGAGTTagtttttggtaaaaaaattctTGAGTCTTGCGGAGCGGAAACTAGGATCTAGAAGCATAGCATTTACGAAAGCGATTAATTTTCTAAGATCTGAGGGGTGCCGAGGTTCGCAACTTCTATGCActactactcacgaaggtaagggtaactcagtatagagtgtctttgagtcttgcatgcttttatcgcactgcatgcgtttgagatgaaggtgtttaatttgattgacaattaattgaaatattggtatgcttgctatgttgtatacttgcttatttggaatgttttctgagacttgtgtcaaatgttttctgaggctaagGCCGTTGTTAAACAATAGAGGCATGCGTCTCTGTTTTCTGGGGCTTCGGCCATTGATTATtgttgaaattatgaataacatgtggttattcTGAGTTAATTATTGGTTTGGAAATTGtcgttgactgacttggcatatagggaaagtggcaatgagg
This is a stretch of genomic DNA from Lotus japonicus ecotype B-129 chromosome 1, LjGifu_v1.2. It encodes these proteins:
- the LOC130729795 gene encoding LRR receptor-like serine/threonine-protein kinase RPK2; the protein is MGRFHFLLLLLLCCLFHFFFFFATHHANALNASVPNDALSLLSFKRAVSSDPLNHLSGWTNRSFSSLCNWRGVTCGGDGRVSALHVTGLRGGELTPSVGDLSGLRVLSIPGNMFSGEVPTSIGNLRELEVLELQGNNFSGKIPYQMSLLESLSLVNLSGNAFSGYIPSGLIGSRNLKIVDLSNNQFSGPIPVKGFSGCDSLNYLSLSDNFLIREIPPQIGKCRNLRTLLVDGNILEGRIPPEIGNLVELRILDVSRNSLTGRIPRELGNCLKLSVLVLTDLFDDRGPDEGSLDDSFRGEFNDFVGHIPPEVLLLSSLQVLWAPRANLGGRLPRGWTDSCSLRVLNLAENYVTGVVPESLGMCRNLTFLDLSSNNLVGYLPSLQLQVPCMMYFNVSRNNMSGMLLGFRRESCHVSSTLAALDPAILELEGFSDAYFSIPVLSYQKNALIGSGFEETFVVSHDFSWNSFLGSLPLFSLGDNIFAANRKVSYMLSLNNNKFNGTLHHQLVLNCKDLKALSVNLSVNQLSGANSLAFFPGCLQLTDFEAAYNQIDGTIGPGIGDLAMLQCLDLSGNKLSGVLPDQLGNLKNLKWVLLGGNNLTGEVPSRLGELTSLTVLNLSHNALTGTIPESLSNATSLEVLLLDYNNLYGEIPVSFSALSKLVQLDVSFNNLSGHIPHLQLPSDCDSYKGNEHLHSCPDPYSNSPASLPVPLEVHNFHRRRKLSTLVIAVVTSASVALCTLLVIVIVITFRKSKLGRCSSIRKREVVTFQNVPIALSYDSVVTATRNFSIRYLIGTGGFGSTYKVELSPGFLVAIKRLSIGRFQGIQQFETEIRTLGRIRHKNLVTLIGYYVGKVEMFLIYNYLSGGNLEAFIHDNSGKNVLWPVIYKIAKDIAEALAYLHYSCVPRIVHRDIKPSNILLDEDLNAYLSDFGLARLLEVSETHATTDVAGTFGYVAPEYATTCRVSDKADVYSFGVVLLEMMSGRKSLDPSFSEFGNGFNIVPWAELLMTEGRCSELFSSSLWESGPKEKLLGLLKLALTCTAETLSIRPSMKQVLEKLKQLKN